A part of Solicola gregarius genomic DNA contains:
- a CDS encoding HAMP domain-containing sensor histidine kinase: MKYGWQSLRVQVAVLGFLAIYVPVLLLFGVTSATENDTETTRNGETVSTTTSDDPPWPTWTVVALLPVAAGLAWWLAGRAVRPIERVRRVAEDIEASDLSRRIDLDRGPAEIRSLADSFDAMLARLENAARTQSMLIEDASHELRTPLAVLATNADVLLSHPEPTVELYREGLHRSQSAATRLRTTIDELLVDARGRARTIDRQPADLVALANEVIGDARVLAESKDVQLSVGGSASAECSVDETTVRRAVSNLVDNAIRHAPPGTSVAVEVWTADGQVDVTVADHGPGIPADEQTRVFERYGHGEADTHGTGLGLPIARQVAAAHGGDLTLESPGPDGDGCVFRLRLRR; encoded by the coding sequence GTGAAGTACGGATGGCAGTCGCTGCGGGTTCAGGTGGCGGTGCTCGGGTTCCTCGCGATCTACGTCCCGGTGCTGCTGCTGTTCGGCGTCACCTCGGCGACCGAGAACGACACCGAGACCACCCGAAACGGCGAGACGGTCTCGACGACGACCTCCGACGACCCTCCGTGGCCGACCTGGACCGTGGTCGCGCTGCTACCGGTCGCCGCCGGGCTCGCGTGGTGGCTCGCGGGCCGCGCCGTGCGACCGATCGAGCGGGTACGACGAGTCGCCGAGGACATCGAGGCGTCGGACCTGAGCCGGCGGATCGATCTCGACCGCGGCCCCGCCGAGATCCGCTCGCTCGCCGACAGCTTCGACGCGATGCTCGCCCGTCTCGAGAACGCCGCACGTACGCAGAGCATGCTCATCGAGGACGCCAGCCACGAGCTTCGTACGCCGCTCGCGGTGTTGGCCACCAACGCGGACGTCCTGTTGTCGCATCCGGAACCGACCGTCGAGCTGTACCGCGAGGGCCTGCATCGTTCGCAGTCTGCCGCGACCCGGCTGCGTACGACGATCGACGAGCTCCTCGTCGATGCCCGTGGCCGCGCTCGTACGATCGACCGGCAACCGGCCGACCTGGTCGCCCTCGCGAACGAGGTCATCGGCGACGCCCGCGTACTCGCGGAGTCGAAGGACGTGCAGCTGAGCGTTGGCGGGTCAGCGTCGGCGGAGTGCTCCGTCGACGAGACGACGGTACGCCGTGCGGTGTCCAACCTGGTCGACAACGCGATCCGGCATGCACCGCCAGGCACGTCGGTTGCGGTCGAGGTGTGGACGGCCGACGGTCAGGTCGACGTGACGGTGGCCGACCACGGTCCTGGCATTCCCGCTGACGAACAGACCCGAGTCTTCGAACGTTACGGACACGGCGAAGCCGACACGCACGGAACCGGGCTCGGCCTCCCGATCGCTCGTCAGGTGGCGGCGGCGCATGGCGGCGACCTCACCCTCGAGTCGCCGGGCCCCGACGGCGACGGCTGCGTGTTCCGCCTACGCCTGCGGCGCTGA
- a CDS encoding serine hydrolase domain-containing protein, with product MTRFIALVALATLLASACTTAGESPPDDSPQQCAATYADGLDAWAAAGFSGTVAISTGGTFDCVAGYGAADRDSDRTNAPDTVYSIGSISKAFTAAAIFRLVDTGRLRLGDRAGAIIPALHGLASRATVRQLLLHTSGLTGSIGADHAPLGRETAIRRLGRLHRAYAPGSHYLYSNAGYTLLALIIDKLAGKGYRGFMASQVLRTPDGVRSRGFWDGEPAARGPRAVGYLDGGPTEQLGDFAGPHWALSGNGDLAMTTHDLASWTHALFDGDVVSRTSTRGIARAGIDRGDGTSATPGWVRFPASAYGEPVIATSGGGGDIGHDAVVAWLPRSERAVAIASNTPVVRAEDLLTAIAPALVEGDPVPPPKTPAGSADPAELRAAVGTYHLDPGDSFGVAVRDDELDISAHGRRAVEALFPRPASVSADTASTHEAAVLDLLQGATDEGRKERELFESDFGAITDLALSGTAVIDGELRTYITVRTASESVLGWYALDESGAISAAEIPTDPPHATFVPVGGDRYQSDDPTGDEPAVTVTFTKHDLALGGPDGTVRAERAGR from the coding sequence ATGACCCGATTCATCGCCCTCGTTGCATTGGCGACCCTGTTGGCATCGGCGTGTACGACCGCCGGCGAATCCCCGCCCGACGACTCGCCGCAACAGTGCGCGGCCACGTACGCTGACGGGCTCGATGCCTGGGCCGCCGCCGGCTTCAGCGGCACGGTCGCGATCTCGACGGGCGGCACGTTCGACTGCGTCGCCGGATACGGCGCGGCGGACCGCGACTCCGATCGTACGAACGCGCCCGACACGGTCTACAGCATCGGCTCGATCAGCAAGGCGTTCACGGCCGCAGCGATCTTCCGACTCGTCGACACCGGCAGGCTGCGACTGGGCGATCGGGCCGGAGCGATCATCCCGGCTCTGCACGGTCTGGCGTCGCGCGCCACCGTACGACAGCTGCTTCTGCACACCAGTGGGCTCACCGGCTCGATCGGTGCCGACCATGCTCCGCTCGGGCGCGAAACCGCGATCCGGCGACTCGGTCGACTGCATCGCGCGTACGCGCCCGGTTCGCATTACCTGTACTCGAACGCCGGCTACACGCTCCTCGCGCTGATCATCGACAAGCTTGCGGGTAAGGGCTACCGCGGATTCATGGCGTCGCAGGTCCTGCGGACGCCCGACGGTGTGCGGTCACGCGGCTTCTGGGACGGCGAGCCGGCGGCCCGCGGTCCGCGCGCGGTCGGCTACCTCGACGGCGGGCCGACCGAGCAGCTGGGTGACTTCGCGGGACCGCACTGGGCGCTCAGCGGCAACGGCGATCTCGCGATGACGACCCACGACCTGGCGTCGTGGACACATGCGCTGTTCGACGGCGACGTCGTCTCGCGTACGTCGACCCGGGGGATCGCCCGGGCGGGGATCGACCGCGGCGACGGGACGTCGGCGACACCGGGGTGGGTGCGGTTCCCTGCGTCCGCGTACGGCGAGCCGGTCATCGCGACCTCCGGAGGCGGTGGCGACATCGGGCACGACGCAGTCGTCGCCTGGCTTCCGCGCAGTGAGCGCGCCGTGGCGATCGCGTCCAACACCCCGGTCGTACGCGCCGAGGATCTGCTCACGGCGATCGCTCCGGCGCTCGTCGAGGGCGACCCGGTGCCGCCGCCCAAGACCCCGGCGGGGTCGGCCGACCCGGCGGAGCTCCGAGCCGCCGTGGGTACGTATCACCTCGACCCGGGCGATTCCTTCGGCGTCGCCGTGCGCGACGACGAGCTCGACATCTCGGCACACGGGCGGCGGGCCGTCGAGGCGCTGTTCCCCAGGCCCGCAAGCGTCTCCGCCGACACCGCTTCGACGCACGAGGCCGCCGTGCTCGACCTGCTGCAGGGCGCGACCGACGAGGGGCGCAAGGAACGGGAGCTGTTCGAGTCGGACTTCGGCGCGATCACCGACCTCGCGCTCTCGGGCACCGCGGTCATCGACGGCGAGCTGCGTACGTACATCACCGTCAGGACCGCGTCCGAGTCGGTGCTGGGCTGGTACGCGCTCGACGAGTCGGGCGCCATCTCGGCCGCGGAGATACCCACGGATCCTCCGCACGCGACCTTCGTGCCGGTAGGCGGGGATCGCTATCAGTCCGACGATCCGACCGGCGACGAACCCGCCGTGACGGTCACCTTCACGAAACACGACCTCGCGCTCGGCGGTCCGGACGGTACTGTTCGCGCCGAGCGGGCCGGCCGCTGA
- a CDS encoding gamma-aminobutyraldehyde dehydrogenase: MTVTLQNFVDGAYVDPRDDARTELVDPTTGEAYGHAPLSGQADVDLAYESAAKAFETWGRTTPAQRQEALLKIADAYEARIDELIAAESKNTGKLVPLLKSEEVPMFLDQLRFFAGAARVLEGRASAEYMEGHTSWIRREPVGVVGQVAPWNYPMLMALWKIAPALAAGNSIVLKPSDTTPHTALLMAEIASEFLPTGTFNVVCGDRSTGNLVVSHKTAAMVSITGSVGAGMQVAKAAADDLKRVHLELGGKAPVVVFDDADIAAAAEGIAVAAYFNAGQDCTAATRVLVAPEIHDSFVEALAEQARGAATSYENGSDDEDALVPPLNNVNQFDRVLGFLSRVPDHARVEAGGKRQGDRGFYVEPTVVSGLEQEDELIQNEIFGPVITVQTFQHEDEAVQKANGVPYALASSVWTKDFGRAMRMSNRLDFGCVWINTHIPLVAEMPHGGFKHSGYGKDLSMYGLEDYTRIKHVMANVEL; the protein is encoded by the coding sequence ATGACTGTCACCCTGCAAAACTTCGTCGACGGCGCGTATGTAGACCCGCGAGACGATGCGCGTACCGAGCTGGTCGACCCGACGACCGGTGAGGCGTACGGCCATGCGCCGCTGTCCGGCCAGGCCGACGTCGACCTCGCGTACGAGTCGGCGGCCAAGGCATTCGAGACCTGGGGGCGTACGACCCCCGCTCAGCGCCAGGAGGCGCTGCTCAAGATCGCGGACGCGTACGAGGCACGCATCGACGAGCTGATCGCGGCCGAGAGCAAGAACACCGGCAAGCTGGTGCCGTTGCTGAAGTCCGAGGAAGTGCCGATGTTCCTCGACCAGCTGCGGTTCTTCGCCGGGGCTGCTCGGGTGCTCGAGGGGCGGGCGAGCGCGGAGTACATGGAGGGCCACACGTCGTGGATCCGCCGCGAGCCCGTCGGCGTCGTCGGCCAGGTGGCGCCGTGGAACTACCCGATGCTGATGGCGCTCTGGAAGATCGCGCCGGCGCTCGCGGCCGGCAACTCGATCGTGCTCAAGCCGAGCGACACGACGCCGCATACCGCGCTGCTGATGGCCGAGATCGCGTCGGAGTTCCTGCCGACGGGTACTTTCAACGTCGTCTGTGGTGATCGCTCGACCGGCAATCTGGTGGTCAGCCACAAGACGGCTGCGATGGTCTCGATCACTGGCTCGGTCGGCGCGGGCATGCAGGTCGCGAAGGCGGCCGCCGATGACCTGAAGCGGGTTCATCTCGAACTCGGCGGCAAGGCACCGGTCGTCGTGTTCGACGACGCCGACATCGCGGCCGCCGCCGAGGGCATCGCCGTCGCGGCGTACTTCAACGCCGGGCAGGACTGCACCGCGGCCACCCGCGTACTCGTCGCGCCGGAGATCCATGACTCGTTCGTCGAAGCGCTGGCGGAGCAGGCCCGGGGTGCTGCGACGTCGTACGAGAACGGCTCGGACGACGAGGACGCCCTGGTGCCGCCGCTGAACAACGTCAACCAGTTCGACCGGGTGCTCGGGTTCCTGTCCCGCGTACCCGACCACGCGAGAGTCGAGGCCGGCGGCAAGCGACAGGGCGATCGTGGCTTCTACGTCGAGCCGACCGTCGTGTCGGGCCTCGAGCAGGAGGACGAGCTGATCCAGAACGAGATCTTCGGTCCGGTCATCACCGTGCAGACGTTCCAGCACGAGGACGAGGCCGTACAGAAGGCGAACGGCGTCCCGTACGCGCTCGCGTCGTCGGTGTGGACCAAGGACTTCGGCCGGGCCATGCGGATGTCGAACCGGCTCGACTTCGGCTGCGTGTGGATCAACACGCACATTCCGCTCGTCGCGGAGATGCCGCACGGCGGGTTCAAGCACTCGGGGTACGGCAAGGACCTGTCGATGTACGGGCTCGAGGACTACACCCGGATCAAGCACGTGATGGCGAACGTCGAGCTCTGA
- a CDS encoding response regulator transcription factor — MRILLVEDDADLADVVALGLRNEAYAVDVARSYGEADELLTTTEFDVACIDLGLPDGDGGDLISRARMDERLRRPGRILVLTARDGVADRVTGLDAGADDYLVKPFAFAELVARIRALARRKDAEGTTLRVGDLTLDLAAHRAWRGDAELALTAREYALLRYFMHHPDEVLSAEDLLEHVWDANADPFTASVRVILSRLRRKLGDPSRIVTITNAGYELRSTS; from the coding sequence ATGCGCATCCTGCTGGTGGAGGACGACGCGGACCTCGCCGACGTCGTCGCTCTCGGACTCCGCAACGAGGCGTACGCGGTGGACGTGGCGCGGTCGTACGGCGAGGCCGACGAGCTGCTGACGACGACCGAGTTCGACGTCGCGTGCATCGACCTCGGCCTGCCCGACGGCGACGGGGGCGACCTCATCTCCCGGGCCCGAATGGATGAACGACTCCGCCGACCGGGTCGGATCCTCGTACTGACCGCGCGCGACGGAGTCGCGGACCGCGTCACCGGGCTCGACGCGGGAGCGGACGACTACCTGGTCAAGCCGTTCGCGTTCGCCGAGCTGGTCGCGCGGATCCGCGCCCTCGCGCGCCGGAAGGATGCCGAGGGTACGACGTTGCGGGTGGGTGACCTCACCCTCGACCTCGCCGCACACCGTGCCTGGCGAGGCGATGCCGAGCTGGCGTTGACGGCGCGTGAGTATGCACTGCTGCGGTACTTCATGCACCACCCGGACGAGGTGCTGTCGGCCGAAGACCTGCTCGAGCACGTCTGGGACGCCAACGCCGATCCGTTCACGGCATCGGTACGCGTGATCCTCAGCCGCCTGCGCCGCAAGCTCGGCGACCCCTCGCGGATCGTGACGATCACCAACGCCGGATACGAGTTGCGGAGTACATCGTGA
- a CDS encoding CaiB/BaiF CoA transferase family protein, with protein sequence MTETTPLSGVVVADFSRVLAGPLATTTLADLGADVIKVERKGVGDDTRRWGPPWTETSSSYFESANRGKRSIELDLADPDDRELAYDLVRRADVLVENFRTGSLDRLGLGYDDAARLNPSLVYCSITGFGSGAGADLSGYDFVVQALGGLMSITGDADGEPTKVGVALVDVLTGKDAVIGILAALAERERSGLGQRVEVNLLSSLLGSLANQASAYLATGEAPGRMGNRHPSIAPYETLHCRDGILAVACGNDGQFRRLAKALGIDALADDERFATNPARVANRTAMVEALESVLRTGDTAHWQAVLNDADIPVGEVGDIGSAIERARELGLDPTVEVGPDHPPQVRHAPTYSRSTVGIPTPPPTLGQHNDEVRRFLAAGTRST encoded by the coding sequence ATGACGGAGACAACACCGCTCTCCGGCGTCGTCGTCGCGGACTTCAGCCGGGTTCTCGCCGGGCCGCTCGCCACCACGACCCTCGCCGACCTCGGCGCCGATGTGATCAAGGTCGAGCGCAAGGGGGTCGGCGACGACACCCGGCGCTGGGGGCCGCCCTGGACGGAGACGTCCAGCTCGTACTTCGAGAGCGCCAACCGCGGCAAACGCAGCATCGAGCTCGACCTCGCCGACCCCGACGACCGCGAGCTCGCGTACGACCTGGTGCGGCGAGCCGATGTGTTGGTCGAGAACTTCCGTACCGGTTCGCTCGACCGGCTCGGCCTCGGGTACGACGACGCGGCAAGGCTCAATCCGAGCCTCGTGTACTGCTCGATCACCGGGTTCGGCAGCGGGGCGGGCGCCGACCTTTCGGGGTACGACTTCGTCGTCCAGGCGCTCGGCGGCCTGATGAGCATCACCGGGGATGCCGATGGAGAGCCGACGAAGGTCGGTGTCGCGCTGGTCGACGTACTCACGGGCAAGGACGCCGTGATCGGCATCCTCGCGGCCCTCGCAGAGCGGGAGCGCAGCGGCCTCGGCCAGCGGGTCGAGGTGAACCTGCTGTCGAGCCTGCTCGGCTCGCTGGCGAACCAGGCGTCGGCCTACCTCGCCACCGGTGAGGCTCCCGGCCGGATGGGCAATCGCCATCCGTCGATCGCACCGTACGAGACGCTGCACTGCCGCGACGGGATTCTCGCGGTGGCGTGCGGCAACGACGGCCAGTTCCGCCGGCTCGCAAAGGCGCTGGGTATCGATGCGCTGGCCGACGACGAGCGCTTCGCCACGAACCCCGCGCGGGTGGCCAACCGGACGGCGATGGTGGAGGCGCTCGAGTCGGTGCTGCGTACCGGCGACACCGCGCACTGGCAAGCCGTCCTGAACGACGCGGACATCCCGGTGGGTGAGGTCGGCGACATCGGGTCCGCGATCGAACGAGCGCGTGAACTGGGCCTCGACCCCACCGTCGAGGTCGGCCCCGATCATCCGCCACAGGTGCGGCACGCGCCCACCTACTCGCGGAGTACGGTTGGTATACCAACGCCTCCGCCCACGCTCGGGCAGCACAACGACGAGGTCCGCCGGTTCCTGGCGGCCGGAACGAGGAGCACATGA
- a CDS encoding aldehyde dehydrogenase family protein, with amino-acid sequence MTVEVSRDPRTGSANGEVATTETAEVPVVVAVAAEAAPTLARTSPAERRAWSYAVADALENASGELVDVADAETGLGETRLAGEVARVAGQLRFYADVAVEGSYLGVTIDRATDTSPSLARVRVPLGPVAVFGASNFPFAFGLLGNDTASALAAGCPVVAKGHPAHPRVSARLAAIATAALAEAGAPDGTFAMVSGFDAGVALVREPRTAAVAFTGSQRGGLALWRAAAEREVVIPVFAEMGTVNPAVVTAAATARLAEIASGFVGSFTLGTGQFCTKPGLLLVPAGYGAARVVGDALEASASASAPAGWSLTEQIATSAAAGVAELTEAGAGIVAQVAGPDAGWSVASTVLSVPIDALRAGSRLLEECFGPVALVAEYDGDEDLTRTLHELQGSLAASVMSGGADDSDVPRLLTMLAAKVGRVAVDDWPTGVAYTWAQHHGGPWPSTSVPSATSVGAAALDRFVRPVAYQSVPDHALPTALQGANPWRLPRRVDGVPESVEG; translated from the coding sequence ATGACCGTTGAGGTGAGCCGCGACCCGCGTACCGGCTCGGCCAACGGCGAGGTCGCGACGACCGAGACAGCGGAGGTGCCCGTCGTCGTCGCGGTGGCGGCCGAGGCGGCGCCGACGCTTGCGCGTACCTCGCCGGCCGAACGCAGGGCGTGGTCGTACGCGGTCGCCGACGCGTTGGAGAACGCGTCGGGCGAGCTGGTCGATGTGGCCGACGCGGAGACCGGGCTCGGCGAGACCCGGCTGGCCGGGGAGGTCGCTCGGGTGGCCGGCCAGCTGCGCTTCTACGCCGACGTCGCCGTCGAGGGCTCCTACCTCGGCGTGACGATCGACCGCGCGACTGATACGAGCCCCTCCCTCGCGCGGGTACGCGTGCCGCTCGGTCCCGTCGCGGTGTTCGGCGCGAGCAACTTCCCGTTCGCGTTCGGCCTGCTGGGCAACGACACCGCGTCCGCGTTGGCAGCGGGATGCCCGGTGGTCGCGAAGGGGCATCCGGCACATCCGCGCGTCTCAGCGCGGCTCGCCGCGATCGCCACCGCGGCGCTCGCCGAGGCGGGCGCACCCGATGGCACGTTCGCGATGGTCTCGGGTTTCGACGCCGGCGTCGCGCTCGTACGCGAGCCACGTACAGCCGCAGTCGCGTTCACCGGCTCCCAACGCGGGGGACTCGCGCTGTGGCGCGCGGCCGCCGAGCGCGAGGTGGTCATCCCGGTGTTCGCGGAGATGGGCACCGTCAACCCGGCCGTCGTCACCGCCGCCGCAACCGCGCGACTGGCCGAGATCGCCAGCGGGTTCGTGGGATCGTTCACGCTCGGTACCGGGCAGTTCTGCACCAAGCCGGGGCTCCTGCTCGTACCCGCCGGGTACGGCGCCGCGCGGGTCGTCGGTGATGCGCTCGAGGCGTCGGCGTCGGCGTCGGCGCCGGCAGGCTGGTCGTTGACCGAGCAGATCGCGACATCGGCCGCGGCCGGCGTCGCCGAGCTGACCGAAGCCGGGGCGGGCATCGTCGCGCAGGTCGCCGGACCCGACGCGGGATGGTCGGTCGCCTCGACCGTGTTGTCGGTGCCGATCGACGCGCTCCGCGCCGGTAGCCGGCTGCTCGAGGAGTGCTTCGGTCCGGTCGCGCTCGTCGCCGAGTACGACGGTGACGAGGACCTCACGCGTACGCTCCACGAACTGCAGGGCTCGCTCGCGGCGTCGGTGATGAGCGGCGGCGCCGACGACTCCGATGTGCCACGACTGCTCACCATGCTCGCCGCCAAGGTCGGCCGCGTCGCCGTCGACGACTGGCCGACCGGCGTCGCGTACACCTGGGCGCAGCATCACGGCGGCCCGTGGCCGTCGACCTCGGTGCCGAGCGCCACGTCGGTCGGTGCAGCGGCCTTGGATCGCTTCGTCCGGCCGGTCGCGTACCAGAGCGTGCCGGACCACGCGCTGCCCACGGCCTTGCAGGGCGCGAATCCGTGGCGCCTGCCGCGACGGGTCGACGGGGTGCCTGAGAGCGTAGAGGGATGA
- a CDS encoding acyl-CoA dehydrogenase family protein — protein MSTASTPPAFDPLDPAGVDALLTADELAVRSSVRQLCDDQIDPYVAEWFEAGELPDVRGLAKEFGALGLLGMHLEGYGCAGMSATEYGIACLELEASDSGIRSMVSVQGSLAMYAIWRWGSEEQKQAWLPGMAAGDLIGCFGLTEPDHGSDPGNMRTRARRDGDDWILDGRKMWITNGSVADVAVVWAQTDDKIRGFVVPTDTPGFSAPVIKHKMSLRASVTSELVLDGVRLPADAVLPEVSGLKGPLSCLNEARYGIVWGAMGAARSSIQAALSYAGEREQFGKPIAGFQLTQEKLANMALEYSKGVLLALHLGRAKDDGRLRPEHVSLGKLNNVREAIEICRTARTILGANGISLEYPVIRHANNLESVLTYEGTVEMHTLVVGQAMTGLAAFR, from the coding sequence ATGAGCACTGCAAGCACCCCGCCCGCGTTCGACCCGCTCGACCCCGCCGGCGTCGATGCCCTGCTCACTGCCGATGAGTTGGCGGTGCGCTCGTCCGTACGCCAGTTGTGTGACGACCAGATCGACCCGTACGTCGCGGAGTGGTTCGAGGCGGGCGAGCTGCCCGACGTACGCGGGCTGGCGAAGGAGTTCGGTGCACTCGGCCTGCTCGGGATGCACCTCGAGGGCTACGGCTGCGCCGGCATGAGCGCGACCGAGTACGGCATCGCGTGTCTCGAGCTGGAGGCGTCCGACTCGGGCATCCGCTCGATGGTGTCAGTGCAGGGATCCCTTGCCATGTACGCGATCTGGCGTTGGGGCAGCGAGGAGCAGAAGCAGGCCTGGCTGCCAGGGATGGCCGCGGGCGACCTGATCGGCTGCTTCGGGCTCACCGAGCCCGACCACGGGTCCGACCCCGGCAACATGCGCACGCGGGCGCGGCGCGACGGTGACGACTGGATCCTCGACGGTCGCAAGATGTGGATCACCAACGGATCGGTCGCCGACGTCGCCGTCGTGTGGGCGCAGACCGACGACAAGATCCGCGGTTTCGTGGTGCCGACGGATACGCCGGGCTTCTCGGCGCCGGTGATCAAGCACAAGATGTCGCTGCGGGCATCGGTGACCAGCGAGCTGGTGCTCGACGGCGTACGCCTGCCGGCCGATGCCGTGCTGCCGGAGGTTTCGGGGCTGAAGGGCCCACTGTCCTGCCTGAACGAGGCGCGCTACGGCATCGTGTGGGGTGCGATGGGTGCGGCGCGCTCGTCGATCCAGGCCGCCCTGTCGTACGCGGGTGAGCGCGAGCAGTTCGGCAAGCCGATCGCCGGGTTCCAGCTCACCCAGGAGAAGCTGGCCAACATGGCGCTGGAGTACTCCAAGGGCGTACTCCTCGCACTGCACCTCGGTCGCGCGAAGGACGACGGCCGGCTGCGGCCCGAGCACGTCAGCCTCGGCAAGCTGAACAACGTCCGTGAGGCGATCGAGATCTGCCGCACCGCGCGTACCATCCTCGGCGCCAACGGCATCTCGCTGGAGTACCCCGTGATCCGGCACGCCAACAACCTCGAGTCGGTGCTCACGTACGAAGGCACGGTCGAGATGCACACGCTCGTCGTCGGCCAGGCGATGACGGGGCTCGCTGCGTTCCGCTGA
- the gabT gene encoding 4-aminobutyrate--2-oxoglutarate transaminase, with protein sequence MAQPTQRRLVQTPIPGPRSAKMQADRDGAVARGFGTVLPIFVDHASGGIIVDVDGNQLIDFAAGIAVTSVGASHPDVVRRVTEQAERFTHTCFMVTEYEGFVDVAKALNRLTPGDHEKRTALYTTGAEAVENAVKIARSATGRNAVVVLDHAYHGRTLMTMTMTAKNVPYKEGFGPFAPEVYRAPMAYAYRWPGDPDRCAEEALARLAELVESQIGAHNVAAIVAEPIQGEGGFVVPAEGFLPGVQEFARKHGIVFVADEVQTGFGRTGDLFASEHEGLVPDIVCTAKALAGGMPLSAVTGRAELMDAVDPGGLGGTYAGNPVACAAALGAIEAIERDGLVEKAQQIEAVALPRLQALAADVPAVGEARGRGAMLAIEFIEPGTKDPAPELAKQVAAHCHAEGVLVLVCGTFGNVIRLLPPLVIEPELLDDGLTVLEQGVRELA encoded by the coding sequence ATGGCACAGCCGACACAGCGGCGGCTCGTACAGACGCCGATCCCGGGGCCGCGGTCGGCCAAGATGCAGGCCGACCGCGACGGCGCGGTTGCGCGCGGGTTCGGCACCGTGCTGCCGATATTCGTCGACCATGCGAGCGGCGGCATCATCGTCGACGTCGACGGCAACCAGCTGATCGACTTCGCGGCCGGTATCGCCGTCACCAGCGTCGGCGCGTCGCATCCGGACGTCGTCCGCCGGGTCACGGAGCAGGCCGAGCGGTTCACCCACACCTGCTTCATGGTCACCGAGTACGAAGGCTTCGTCGATGTGGCGAAGGCGCTCAACCGGCTGACACCCGGCGACCACGAGAAGCGCACCGCGCTCTACACGACCGGTGCCGAGGCGGTCGAGAACGCCGTCAAGATCGCGCGATCGGCGACCGGCCGCAACGCGGTCGTCGTCCTCGACCACGCGTACCACGGTCGGACGCTGATGACGATGACCATGACGGCGAAGAACGTGCCGTACAAGGAGGGTTTCGGCCCGTTCGCGCCCGAGGTCTATCGCGCACCGATGGCGTACGCGTACCGCTGGCCCGGCGACCCGGACCGTTGTGCGGAGGAGGCGTTGGCGAGGCTGGCGGAGCTCGTCGAGTCGCAGATCGGCGCGCACAACGTCGCCGCGATCGTCGCCGAGCCGATCCAGGGCGAGGGCGGTTTCGTCGTACCCGCCGAGGGATTCCTACCCGGTGTGCAGGAGTTCGCACGCAAGCACGGCATCGTGTTCGTTGCCGACGAGGTGCAAACGGGCTTCGGGCGGACGGGCGACCTGTTCGCATCCGAGCACGAAGGGCTCGTACCCGACATCGTGTGCACCGCCAAGGCGCTCGCCGGCGGCATGCCGCTGTCGGCGGTCACCGGGCGTGCCGAGCTGATGGACGCGGTCGACCCCGGCGGGCTCGGTGGTACGTACGCGGGCAACCCGGTCGCATGCGCCGCGGCGCTCGGCGCGATCGAGGCCATCGAGCGCGACGGCTTGGTCGAGAAGGCGCAGCAGATCGAAGCGGTTGCATTGCCTCGCCTGCAGGCGTTGGCCGCTGACGTACCTGCGGTCGGCGAGGCGCGTGGCCGCGGTGCGATGCTCGCGATCGAGTTCATCGAGCCGGGTACGAAGGATCCGGCGCCCGAGCTCGCGAAGCAGGTCGCGGCACACTGCCACGCCGAGGGCGTACTCGTGCTGGTGTGCGGCACGTTCGGCAATGTGATCCGGCTGCTCCCGCCGCTCGTGATCGAGCCGGAGCTTCTCGACGACGGGTTGACCGTGCTCGAGCAGGGCGTACGTGAGCTCGCATGA